A single window of Jiangella alkaliphila DNA harbors:
- the serC gene encoding phosphoserine transaminase, which produces MTDTVQIPDDLKPADGRFGSGPSKVRPEALAALAAQGGSVLGTSHRQAPVKSLVRRVREGVAALLGLPEGYQVVLGNGGTTAFWDAAAFGLVRQKAQHLSFGEFSSKFGTVTKTAPWLDEPTIVKAEPGTLPSPVAEDGVDVYAWPHNETSTGVMAPIRRVDGAAGDALVLVDATSGAGGLPVDPTQADVYYFAPQKNLGSDGGLWIAAFSPAALARVEEIAATGRYVPAFLDLPTAIDNSAKDQTYNTPAVATLFLLADQLDWLNGNGGLEFAVGRTTASSSHLYSWADKTPYTTPYVADPDARSLVIGTIDFDDTVDAAAVAKVLRANGIVDVEPYRKLGRNQLRVAMFPAVDPADVEALTACIDFVVEKLGA; this is translated from the coding sequence ATGACCGACACTGTGCAGATCCCCGACGACCTCAAGCCCGCCGACGGCCGGTTCGGCTCAGGCCCGAGCAAGGTCCGCCCCGAGGCGCTGGCCGCCCTCGCCGCCCAGGGCGGGTCCGTCCTCGGCACGTCGCACCGGCAGGCGCCGGTGAAGAGCCTGGTCCGCCGCGTCCGCGAGGGCGTCGCCGCGCTGCTCGGCCTGCCCGAGGGCTACCAGGTCGTGCTCGGCAACGGCGGCACGACGGCGTTCTGGGACGCCGCGGCGTTCGGCCTGGTCAGGCAGAAGGCGCAGCACCTGTCCTTCGGCGAGTTCTCGTCGAAGTTCGGCACCGTCACCAAGACCGCGCCGTGGCTCGACGAGCCGACCATCGTCAAGGCCGAGCCGGGCACGCTGCCCTCGCCGGTGGCCGAGGACGGCGTCGACGTCTACGCGTGGCCGCACAACGAGACCTCGACCGGCGTCATGGCGCCGATCCGCCGGGTCGACGGCGCCGCCGGCGACGCGCTCGTGCTCGTCGACGCCACCAGCGGCGCGGGCGGCCTGCCGGTCGACCCCACGCAGGCCGACGTCTACTACTTCGCGCCGCAGAAGAACCTCGGCTCCGACGGCGGGCTGTGGATCGCCGCGTTCTCGCCGGCCGCGCTGGCCCGGGTCGAGGAGATCGCCGCCACCGGCCGCTACGTGCCGGCCTTCCTCGACCTGCCGACCGCCATCGACAACTCGGCCAAGGACCAGACGTACAACACGCCGGCCGTCGCGACGCTGTTCCTGCTGGCCGACCAGCTCGACTGGCTCAACGGCAACGGCGGCCTCGAGTTCGCCGTCGGCCGCACCACGGCGTCGTCGAGCCACCTGTACAGCTGGGCCGACAAGACCCCCTACACCACGCCGTACGTCGCCGACCCCGACGCCCGCTCGCTGGTCATCGGCACCATCGACTTCGACGACACGGTCGACGCCGCCGCGGTGGCGAAGGTGCTGCGCGCCAACGGCATCGTCGACGTCGAGCCGTACCGCAAGCTGGGCCGCAACCAGCTGCGTGTCGCGATGTTCCCGGCGGTCGACCCTGCCGACGTCGAGGCGCTGACCGCGTGCATCGACTTCGTCGTCGAGAAGCTCGGCGCCTAG
- a CDS encoding citrate synthase 2, producing MTEVKHGLEGVVAFETHIAEPDKEGGALRYRGVDIDDLVGRVPFGNVWGLLVDGGFDPGLPPAESLDLPVRTGDVRVDVQSAVATLAPLWGFQPLLDTSDEDARDQLARSASTALSFVAQSARHSTGQAPVPDDVVAQAGSIVEQFMVRWRGEPDPRHTAAVDAYLTSAAEHGMNASTFTARVVASTGADVAASLSAAVGAMSGPLHGGAPSRVLAMIEEIERTGDPVGYVKGILDRGERLMGFGHRVYRAEDPRARTLRRVARELGAPRYEVAEAFEKAALSELHERKPDRVLATNVEFWAAIVLDFAEVPANMFTSMFTCARTAGWCAHILEQKKTGRLVRPSAMYTGPGARTPDTVAGWDPAWAA from the coding sequence ATGACCGAGGTCAAGCATGGCCTTGAGGGTGTCGTAGCGTTCGAGACCCACATCGCCGAGCCCGACAAGGAAGGCGGCGCACTCCGCTACCGCGGGGTCGACATCGACGACCTCGTCGGCCGGGTGCCGTTCGGCAACGTGTGGGGGCTGCTGGTCGACGGCGGGTTCGATCCCGGCCTGCCGCCGGCGGAGTCGCTGGATCTGCCGGTCCGCACCGGCGATGTCCGGGTCGACGTGCAGAGCGCGGTCGCCACGCTGGCGCCGCTGTGGGGCTTCCAGCCGCTGCTCGACACCAGCGACGAGGACGCCCGCGACCAGCTGGCACGCAGCGCGTCCACCGCACTCTCGTTCGTCGCGCAGTCGGCGCGGCACTCGACCGGGCAGGCGCCGGTCCCCGACGACGTCGTGGCGCAGGCCGGCAGCATCGTCGAGCAGTTCATGGTGCGCTGGCGCGGCGAGCCCGACCCGCGGCACACCGCCGCCGTCGACGCGTATCTGACGTCGGCCGCCGAGCACGGCATGAACGCGTCGACGTTCACCGCGCGGGTGGTCGCGTCCACCGGCGCCGACGTCGCCGCGTCGCTGTCCGCCGCTGTGGGCGCCATGAGCGGGCCGCTGCACGGCGGCGCGCCGTCGCGGGTGCTGGCCATGATCGAGGAGATCGAGCGCACCGGCGACCCCGTCGGCTATGTCAAGGGCATCCTCGACCGCGGCGAGCGGCTCATGGGCTTCGGCCACCGCGTCTACCGCGCCGAGGACCCGCGGGCCCGCACGCTGCGCCGCGTCGCCCGCGAGCTGGGCGCGCCGCGCTACGAGGTCGCCGAGGCGTTCGAGAAGGCCGCGCTGTCCGAGCTGCACGAGCGCAAGCCCGACCGCGTGCTCGCCACCAACGTGGAGTTCTGGGCCGCCATCGTGCTCGACTTCGCCGAGGTTCCGGCGAACATGTTCACGTCGATGTTCACGTGTGCCCGCACGGCCGGCTGGTGCGCGCACATCCTCGAGCAGAAGAAGACCGGCCGGCTGGTCCGCCCGTCGGCCATGTACACCGGCCCGGGCGCCCGCACCCCTGACACCGTCGCCGGCTGGGATCCCGCCTGGGCGGCCTGA
- the pdxH gene encoding pyridoxamine 5'-phosphate oxidase, whose product MEDVEEGLPRMRRRYTAGRLLERDLAPDPFDEFRAWLHDAVTMNLPEPNAMVLGTTSPDGQPSSRTVLLKGIDGGAFVFFTNTGSRKATEIAGNPRVSLCFPWIAMERQVLVCGSASTVTRAATLAYWRSRPRESQIGAWASRQSSVLETRESLEAAAAEIAERYPEEVPLPEFWSGYRVVPETVEFWQGGIARLHDRLRYRRVGESWLVERLAP is encoded by the coding sequence GTGGAGGACGTGGAGGAAGGACTGCCGCGGATGCGCCGCCGCTACACCGCCGGACGGCTGCTCGAGCGCGACCTCGCGCCCGATCCGTTCGACGAGTTCCGCGCCTGGCTGCACGACGCCGTCACCATGAACCTGCCCGAGCCGAACGCCATGGTTCTCGGCACCACCAGCCCCGACGGCCAGCCCAGCAGCCGAACCGTGCTGCTCAAAGGCATCGACGGCGGCGCCTTCGTGTTCTTCACCAACACCGGCTCGCGCAAGGCGACGGAGATCGCCGGCAACCCGCGGGTGTCGCTGTGCTTCCCCTGGATCGCCATGGAGCGCCAGGTCCTCGTCTGCGGCTCGGCCTCGACGGTGACCCGGGCGGCGACGCTCGCCTACTGGCGCAGCCGGCCGAGGGAGTCGCAGATCGGCGCCTGGGCCAGCCGGCAGTCGTCCGTTCTGGAGACGCGGGAGTCGCTGGAGGCGGCTGCCGCCGAGATCGCGGAGAGGTATCCGGAGGAGGTGCCGCTGCCGGAGTTCTGGAGCGGGTACCGGGTCGTGCCGGAGACCGTCGAGTTCTGGCAGGGCGGGATCGCCCGGCTGCATGATCGGCTGCGGTATCGCCGGGTGGGGGAGAGTTGGTTGGTGGAGCGGCTGGCTCCGTGA